The segment GTGGCTCAAAGATGTTTTTTGAGCGCCAAGATTCACGGCGCCACCATTACCTGCGCTAACCTGGAATACCGGGGAAGCATCTCCATCGACACGAAACTGATGAAGTCCGTCGGGCTGCTGCCCTACGAGCAGGTCGACGTGTACAATTTGGACAACGGCGAACGGTTGACCACCTACGCCATCCCCGGCGCGCCCGGCGAAATCTGCCTTAACGGGGCTGCCGCCCACAAGGGCGGAGTCGGTCAGCGCGTTATCATCGCGGCCTTCA is part of the Desulfovibrio sp. Fe33 genome and harbors:
- the panD gene encoding aspartate 1-decarboxylase — its product is MAQRCFLSAKIHGATITCANLEYRGSISIDTKLMKSVGLLPYEQVDVYNLDNGERLTTYAIPGAPGEICLNGAAAHKGGVGQRVIIAAFMWLDENEARTRKPRVVVAGKNNTIDEILECELINQDFQA